A stretch of the Streptomyces sp. NBC_00654 genome encodes the following:
- the secF gene encoding protein translocase subunit SecF: MSRLGNLGARLYRGEVGYDFIGKRKIWYGVSILITITAILGLAVSGLNMGIEFKGGAVFTTDVKAKISSSQAHEAAVEASGHEAIVQELGNGGLRIQITEVDTAKADAIKTQLSQDLGVPAEKINADLVGPSWGEQIANKAWMGLGIFMVLVVVYLAIAFEWRMAIAALVALIHDITITVGVYALVGFEVTPGTVIGLLTILGYSLYDTVVVFDSLKEGQKGITKQTRFTYSEIANRSINSTLVRSINTTVVALLPVAGLLFIGGGVLGAGMLNDISLSLFVGLAAGAYSSIFIATPLVADLKERDPQMKALKKRILAKRAAAAAKGESADDEREDEPQDAFPEDAETAGATVGRPRQPGGHGRTPGKR; encoded by the coding sequence ATGTCGCGACTCGGCAATCTCGGCGCCCGGCTCTACCGCGGCGAGGTCGGTTACGACTTCATCGGCAAGCGCAAGATCTGGTACGGCGTCTCGATACTGATCACCATCACGGCCATCCTCGGCCTGGCGGTCAGCGGCCTCAACATGGGCATCGAGTTCAAGGGCGGCGCGGTCTTCACGACCGACGTCAAGGCCAAGATCTCGAGCTCCCAGGCCCACGAGGCCGCGGTGGAGGCCTCCGGCCACGAGGCGATCGTCCAGGAACTGGGCAACGGCGGTCTGCGCATCCAGATCACCGAGGTCGACACGGCCAAGGCCGACGCGATCAAGACGCAGCTCTCCCAGGACCTCGGGGTGCCGGCGGAGAAGATCAACGCGGACCTGGTCGGCCCCAGCTGGGGTGAGCAGATCGCCAACAAGGCCTGGATGGGCCTCGGGATCTTCATGGTCCTCGTGGTGGTCTACCTGGCCATCGCCTTCGAGTGGCGGATGGCCATCGCGGCCCTCGTCGCCCTGATCCACGACATCACCATCACGGTCGGCGTCTACGCGCTGGTCGGCTTCGAGGTCACCCCGGGCACCGTGATCGGTCTGCTGACCATCCTCGGTTACTCCCTCTACGACACGGTCGTCGTCTTCGACAGCCTCAAGGAGGGCCAGAAGGGGATCACCAAGCAGACCCGCTTCACCTACAGCGAGATCGCCAACCGGTCGATCAACAGCACCCTGGTCCGTTCCATCAACACCACCGTCGTGGCGCTGCTGCCGGTCGCCGGCCTGCTGTTCATCGGTGGCGGTGTCCTCGGCGCGGGCATGCTGAACGACATCTCGCTGTCGCTGTTCGTCGGTCTCGCCGCCGGTGCGTACTCCTCGATCTTCATCGCCACTCCGCTCGTCGCCGACCTCAAGGAACGCGACCCGCAGATGAAGGCGCTGAAGAAGCGGATCCTCGCCAAGCGCGCGGCGGCCGCCGCCAAGGGCGAGTCCGCCGACGACGAGCGCGAGGACGAGCCGCAGGACGCCTTCCCCGAGGACGCCGAGACCGCCGGTGCCACCGTGGGCCGGCCCCGGCAGCCCGGGGGCCACGGCCGGACTCCGGGGAAGCGATGA
- a CDS encoding adenine phosphoribosyltransferase: protein MTSTTASTRELLLSRIRDVADYPKPGVVFKDITPLLADPVAFTALTDALAELCVRHGATKIVGLEARGFILAAPVAVRAGLGFVPVRKAGKLPGATLRQAYELEYGSAEIEIHAEDLTADDRIMVIDDVLATGGTAEASLELIRRAGAQVVGVSVLMELGFLSGRARLEPALRGAPMEALITL, encoded by the coding sequence ATGACCAGCACCACCGCGTCGACCCGGGAACTGCTGCTCAGCCGCATCCGTGATGTGGCCGACTATCCGAAGCCCGGTGTGGTCTTCAAGGACATCACCCCGCTGCTCGCGGACCCGGTCGCCTTCACGGCGCTGACCGACGCCCTCGCGGAGCTGTGCGTCCGGCACGGCGCCACGAAGATCGTCGGACTGGAGGCGCGCGGCTTCATCCTGGCCGCCCCCGTCGCGGTCCGGGCCGGGCTCGGCTTCGTACCCGTCCGCAAGGCCGGGAAGCTGCCCGGAGCCACGCTCCGGCAGGCCTACGAGCTGGAGTACGGCAGCGCGGAGATCGAGATCCACGCCGAGGACCTCACCGCGGACGACCGGATCATGGTCATCGACGACGTCCTCGCCACCGGCGGCACCGCCGAGGCCTCTCTGGAGCTGATCCGGCGGGCCGGCGCTCAGGTCGTGGGCGTCTCGGTCCTCATGGAGCTCGGCTTCCTCTCCGGCCGGGCCCGGCTGGAGCCCGCGCTGCGGGGCGCGCCGATGGAGGCACTGATCACGCTCTGA
- the secD gene encoding protein translocase subunit SecD, producing MAAPKKGRGPAGGQSRPGRALVLILIAMVALTGGMFLSGHTTPRLGIDLAGGTSITLEAKSQPGKPDAINPTNMNTAVGIIERRVNGLGVSEAEVQTQGEKNIIVNIPKGTNSEQAREQVGTTAQLYFRPVLTVQAGGPGEPVPTGSAKPSGSATPSAEESAKAGDKAKGDEAKGDEATSPGSPSASATTQGRAVTGALKKDPTPSATDSAKPKSSKSPDASATPSADPATAKLQEQFAKLDCTDPKQRTDAGKDAKPTDSIVACGSNTPGQYEKYVLGPAEVSGADVDDAQGAIDQTTGEWIVSMEFTSGGAKKFQSITSRLSQQQPPMNQFAIVLDGEVVSAPSVRTALSKNAQISGSFDQQSAEDLGNILSYGALPLTFDEASVTTVTAALGGEQLQAGLIAGAIGLALVVIYLVAYYRGLAFIALLSLLVSGILTYTIMALLGPAIGFALNLPAVCGAIVAIGITADSFIVYFERVRDEIREGRTLRPAIERAWPRARRTILVSDFVSFLAAAVLFLVTVGKVQGFAFTLGLTTLLDVVVVFLFTKPVMTLMGRTKFFSSGNPWSGLDPKRLGAKPPLRRSRRANASTDPKEA from the coding sequence GTGGCAGCACCGAAGAAGGGCCGCGGGCCGGCCGGTGGTCAGAGCAGGCCGGGGCGTGCCCTGGTTCTGATCCTGATCGCCATGGTCGCGCTCACCGGCGGGATGTTCCTGTCCGGTCACACCACGCCCCGGCTGGGTATCGACCTGGCGGGCGGGACCTCGATCACGCTTGAGGCGAAGAGCCAGCCCGGCAAGCCCGACGCGATCAATCCGACCAACATGAACACCGCGGTCGGCATCATCGAGCGGCGGGTCAACGGTCTGGGTGTCTCCGAGGCCGAGGTCCAGACCCAGGGCGAGAAGAACATCATCGTCAACATCCCCAAGGGGACGAACTCCGAGCAGGCCCGGGAGCAGGTCGGTACGACCGCCCAGCTCTACTTCCGGCCCGTTCTGACCGTCCAGGCCGGCGGCCCCGGGGAGCCGGTGCCCACGGGCAGCGCGAAGCCCTCGGGCAGCGCCACGCCGAGCGCGGAGGAGTCCGCCAAGGCCGGGGACAAGGCCAAGGGTGACGAGGCCAAGGGCGACGAGGCCACCTCCCCCGGCTCGCCGTCGGCGAGCGCCACCACCCAGGGACGCGCGGTCACCGGAGCCCTGAAGAAGGACCCCACTCCGAGCGCCACCGACTCCGCGAAGCCGAAGTCGTCGAAGTCGCCCGACGCGTCCGCGACGCCGTCCGCCGACCCCGCGACCGCCAAGCTCCAGGAACAGTTCGCCAAGCTCGACTGCACCGACCCGAAGCAGCGCACGGACGCCGGCAAGGACGCGAAGCCCACCGACTCCATCGTCGCCTGTGGCTCGAACACTCCCGGCCAGTACGAGAAGTACGTGCTCGGCCCGGCCGAGGTCTCCGGTGCGGACGTCGACGACGCCCAGGGCGCCATCGACCAGACCACCGGCGAGTGGATCGTGTCGATGGAGTTCACCTCCGGCGGCGCCAAGAAGTTCCAGTCGATCACCTCGCGGCTCTCGCAGCAGCAGCCGCCGATGAACCAGTTCGCGATCGTCCTCGACGGCGAGGTCGTCTCCGCGCCCTCCGTGCGTACGGCGCTCAGCAAGAACGCCCAGATCTCCGGAAGCTTCGACCAGCAGTCCGCCGAGGACCTCGGCAACATCCTGTCGTACGGCGCGCTCCCGCTGACCTTCGACGAGGCGAGCGTCACCACCGTGACCGCCGCCCTCGGCGGCGAGCAGCTCCAGGCGGGTCTCATCGCCGGTGCCATCGGTCTGGCGCTCGTCGTGATCTACCTGGTGGCCTACTACCGCGGGCTCGCGTTCATCGCGCTCCTCAGCCTCCTGGTGTCCGGCATCCTGACGTACACGATCATGGCCCTGCTCGGCCCGGCCATCGGCTTCGCGCTGAACCTGCCGGCGGTCTGTGGTGCGATCGTGGCGATCGGTATCACGGCGGACTCGTTCATCGTGTACTTCGAACGTGTACGTGACGAGATCCGCGAGGGCCGGACGCTCCGCCCGGCCATCGAGCGGGCCTGGCCGCGTGCCCGGCGCACCATCCTGGTCTCCGACTTCGTGTCGTTCCTGGCCGCGGCGGTGCTCTTCCTGGTCACCGTCGGCAAGGTCCAGGGCTTCGCGTTCACGCTCGGCCTGACCACGCTGCTCGACGTCGTCGTGGTGTTCCTCTTCACCAAGCCCGTCATGACGCTGATGGGCCGGACGAAGTTCTTCTCCAGCGGCAACCCCTGGTCCGGGCTGGACCCGAAGCGGCTCGGCGCGAAGCCGCCGCTCCGCCGCTCGCGCCGTGCCAACGCTTCCACCGACCCGAAGGAGGCGTGA